The Magnolia sinica isolate HGM2019 chromosome 9, MsV1, whole genome shotgun sequence genome contains a region encoding:
- the LOC131255550 gene encoding uncharacterized protein LOC131255550 isoform X2, with the protein MSGGELMMKISQMNQSSAQQQQDQLQQQQQLQQVVDLYPKKFSTERDGTTQLPVSLSGRSDEKPQRSLLPAFESAEMRTLAESLSRNIIHGNPDVKWESIKGLENAKRLLKEAVVMSIKYPNATHCVIP; encoded by the exons ATGTCTGGTGGGGAGCTGATG ATGAAGATCTCCCAGATGAATCAGTCCTCCGCTCAGCAACAACAGGACCAgctacagcagcagcaacaattaCAACAGGTTGTGGACTTATAtcctaaaaaattttcaacg GAGAGGGATGGCACCACGCAACTTCCTGTATCTCTTTCTGGGCGAAGTGACGAAAAGCC GCAAAGGTCTCTGCTTCCTGCTTTTGAATCTGCAGAAATGCGCACCTTAGCAGAGAGTTTAAGTAG GAATATTATTCATGGGAATCCAGATGTGAAGTGGGAAAGCATCAAGGGGTTAGAGAATGCAAAGCGCCTTCTCAAGGAAGCAGTTGTGATGTCAATAAAGTATCCCAA TGCTACACATTGCGTAATTCCATGA
- the LOC131255550 gene encoding uncharacterized protein LOC131255550 isoform X3, with protein sequence MKHVIASCPLLFMDASGLSSLISPLLVHLLLLIPLTVSHILFPKLHFESPIRCFFHLPLSSILQEFYWCIVMMLMLIVPKMLGQVVYMGLTTTSLLNSEKFPVIVPNSLFSSQAKVSASCF encoded by the exons ATGAAGCACGT AATTGCTTCGTGCCCTCTGCTTTTTATGGACGCCAGTGGCTTGTCTTCTTTG ATAAGCCCTTTGTTGGTGCATCTGTTACTTCTCATTCCTTTGACTGTAAGTCATATCTTATTTCCTAAACTGCATTTTGAATCTCCTATTAG GTGCTTCTTTCACCTCCCATTGTCATCTATTCTCCAAGAGTTCTACTGGTGTATTGTTATGATGCTCATGCTGATTGTGCCAAAAATGTTAG GTCAAGTGGTGTACATGGGACTAACAACTACATCCTTACTGAATTCTGAGAAGTTTCCTGTCATAGTCCCGAATTCATTATTTTCCAGTCAG GCAAAGGTCTCTGCTTCCTGCTTTTGA
- the LOC131255550 gene encoding uncharacterized protein LOC131255550 isoform X1: MKHVIASCPLLFMDASGLSSLISPLLVHLLLLIPLTVSHILFPKLHFESPIRCFFHLPLSSILQEFYWCIVMMLMLIVPKMLGQVVYMGLTTTSLLNSEKFPVIVPNSLFSSQVCTLFLLNLYSLALSVTIR, translated from the exons ATGAAGCACGT AATTGCTTCGTGCCCTCTGCTTTTTATGGACGCCAGTGGCTTGTCTTCTTTG ATAAGCCCTTTGTTGGTGCATCTGTTACTTCTCATTCCTTTGACTGTAAGTCATATCTTATTTCCTAAACTGCATTTTGAATCTCCTATTAG GTGCTTCTTTCACCTCCCATTGTCATCTATTCTCCAAGAGTTCTACTGGTGTATTGTTATGATGCTCATGCTGATTGTGCCAAAAATGTTAG GTCAAGTGGTGTACATGGGACTAACAACTACATCCTTACTGAATTCTGAGAAGTTTCCTGTCATAGTCCCGAATTCATTATTTTCCAGTCAGGTATGTACTTTATTTCTTCTAAATTTGTATTCTTTGGCCCTTTCTGTAACCATTAGATAG
- the LOC131255550 gene encoding uncharacterized protein LOC131255550 isoform X4, with product MVFTMFCNFSFQDRRYEYKGLNKVWKGKLAEAKASGDFIRIHEARISPLLVHLLLLIPLTVLLSPPIVIYSPRVLLVYCYDAHADCAKNVRSSGVHGTNNYILTEF from the exons ATGGTATTTACTATGTTTTGTAATTTCAGTTTCCAAGATAGAAGGTATGAATACAAAGGTCTTAATAAGGTCTGGAAGGGGAAATTAGCAGAGGCAAAGGCTAGTGGGGATTTTATAAGGATTCATGAAGCACGT ATAAGCCCTTTGTTGGTGCATCTGTTACTTCTCATTCCTTTGACT GTGCTTCTTTCACCTCCCATTGTCATCTATTCTCCAAGAGTTCTACTGGTGTATTGTTATGATGCTCATGCTGATTGTGCCAAAAATGTTAG GTCAAGTGGTGTACATGGGACTAACAACTACATCCTTACTGAATTCTGA